aaaaacaagtaattattaaatattattgttgaaaaattttaatgtaaagGAGACCGTGGTATGATGGCATACCTAACCGAATAATTATTTctcgttattttttaataccaaGTACACATTGTTTTaatctgtttaaaaaaaaaaaaaaggaaacagaagtatctatatatacatacattttatatgagtcgaataaatattttttaaaatttgtggtAGCGATTGGTTCAACGAAGGTCCAAGAAAATGGAGTTGGAACAGGAAGTAGTGTGTTACAGTTGCAAGTCGGCCGCAGTGAATTAGGTGCTACCTTTACATGCAAAATCAGCAGTTTGGCCCTTGCTGAGCCTCTAACTGTCGACATCAAGCTTGACGTTCATGGTGAGTACGTGAGAAATCTGACATAGtacttaaaattcaaaaaaaaaaaaaaaagtcataaaatttgattggaTAAAATGTCATTTCATCTGCAAGTCTAATAAGAACTTTATTTTCatgaattacttttatttttttcttctgtaaACAAATTAGttagttattattaaaatctataagcaaacatttaaataattatacttcTTAAAACAAGTTAACAAATGTtgtgagagaaaaatataaaatttatattatatttaaccaatcatatttttatcttatctCTAAATTGtacaagaataaaaatattcttactGTACTCTTTAactatatattcatttatatttataaatttattcagtgTCAGTAAATAGATGTAAAGGTAAAGCTTTTACACTCATTATACGAtaatatgaaatatatgaaaCATTTCATTCGTGTGCAGAATATTTAAGTACTTGGTAAAAACTacggaataaaaatttgttcttGCAGCAGTATATATTGCACAACCTTACGAAAGAATCTAGggggatatatatatataataatgacaattttgtaaacttatatgtattatattttatttttttcctttatatctatatataaattttattatgatactttaatacttttttttttttttttatctttcattttttcttatcatctCTGCAGACACTTGTTCCGTCAAAATTACATCGctctatattatattatacgtTTCTCAGCGCTATTTCTGCAAAAGCTTATCTTTAATCCTCCGTTgagagttgaataaaataaaacataaaaaatagtagaaaaaaaaaatatacatcattaatttaaatattattttattatctaatgTAGCaacaaataacatattttaaatgtagtttatTATTACACACATATAGATGTAAATAATATGAGAAAAGATAagtaaagtaataattattaaaattttaaagataaaaaatacactaaGTAAAAGGAGAATCAATGGTAGAACAATCTGTATCTGGTATTGCGTATGCGCCCGATCGTCTATCTTCATCAGGACATTCACCCGTTTCGGTCGTCCAACTTATCCCGGGAAACATGAAACAGTGCAAATCCACGTGTCGCAACATCGTGTCATTGTGACAGAATGACACGTTGAGAATTTCTGGTCAATGCTGCATTGCCTCATGTGGTTTTACGTATATATCCATATTCCAGTTAATAAAACAttccatatatacatacatacatatatatattatatatttctttaatttatttattacagcagcaataatgttttttataaaaaatgaaacacgactaaaaatacataactttatgaatattttatcaacttgttatttaaaatatttttataataataattattattattattgtatgtatgtatattaataaataataaattattttgtgaataGTACGACCACTGAAAATGGACGTCAAGGGTGTGGTAGGACATGTAGTGAGCGGCactaaaattttacttgaatGTAAAGTGAGtgcagcaagaccaccagcaaatGTCACCTGGTATAACGGAACAGATTTTCTCACGAACGACAATGATCGATTTGAGATGTTTGAAACTAAAATAGATGACAATGTAAGTATAtgtgttatttattataattataataatagtatataaaCGCATCGAGtgattgaataataaattaatttaaattcaatactatatatatacatgtattaatattattattattattataacactGGAATTATGTAGAATTTCTCATTCTGGTATTATTTGTCATATACCACAACTACACTAGCGCTTCCTATTCATCCATTGCTGTCGATAATTAGCTTTGTTTGTCAAGTGTCTAATTAAACGACGATCAACCAGATTGGAAAGCGAGTTTGCTAGCCAATCAACCAAACCGATTTCTCTCTCTTTAGCATCGTGTTTCCCTGTCTCTTTATATACCTCACCGTCTACTCTTTTTGTCTCTTGTACTACATTTATCTCTTAATCAggtttttgttgttgttgttgttgctctTGTTACTGTACTTTATTCTGTACTGAACAGTTGAGTACATCAGAGTAGAATTTTCCAATTATCGAATAGCTAAAGCATTGGTTTGTTTGAAAGCTCTGTACTGTTActcttaaatatatacataaacatAGACATATAGAcatttaaaatagaaaatagaaaaagacACAAGCAACGTATCATCACCAGAGATGTACTATATGTACACCTGACCACAATCGATGTTGTGTAACAGAAAGAAGATTGAAATCGTACCGCACAACCGAAACATACTGGCAAATTCGTGTCGTAGTTCCATCGATCTTGCCGCAGATACACACAcagtatatagatatagattaTATATTCCTCTAAAATTATTGTGGTTTTGTACTGATCATGTGAATACATGAATTCCAATATTATATACTCATGAAGAACGTGATGTTTGTCTCGTGTTAATTCAGCTTGTAAACTCGTATCATCGAATTGGCATTCCCATCATTGCCATATGCACTCAATTGTAAATcactaaaagttattttacaattatttttacttttgttattgttattgtatatagtttattagatttaaaaaataaccgaGTTGCGTAAGCAAGTTTTAGAGACttagagaaaattaaaattttatagcaattattaatttaaaaaaaattcaataaaagtattgaaataaaactatGTATTATatctttatacatatattattttgataGACGATATATAATTCTCAATCATCTGGCTAAGAGAGCAgagagctgaaattttttatgttatcgtctacgaaattttattaagtgaGCCATGAGAGTTTCTTTATTCTTGTTATATATTATTGCACCCAACTCAACTTATACTATACTATAACTAGCTTCTCGCTATTTTCTAGCCTGATAGTACAATAGCAAcagtatttttactattttttgtagaataaAAGAGGTTTaagttgatataaaaaataaacatgatatagtaaaatttttagctcataGGAAATGTCTTacttacttatatatttacatcatcaacttttttataaaaacatataaatacttattacgcatcttaactaattaatatatttttatataaataatatatcgaaagtgaaaatgataataaattataaaaaataaattctgataCTATGTATATAAGTAAGATCTGGCAAAGCATTGAAGCGTATGTATCTAGTAAGAAATACCGCGAAATATGTTTCTGGTTTATCGCCTAGAGTGGCGAGAAACTTTGGCGTCTATGTACATCTTactgatattatttattacggTAATTTCTCATACCATGTCtcaagtatttaatttatacccTGGCAAAACGGCAAAAGtcttacttaaatttatattccattattaataataaaaattaaaaaaatttctttttttataaaggcTTAAAAGTTTCAAtaagtatattattttattaatttcttaataattGTGATAATTTACATATAGtagttactaaaaaatttattgaaaaatctaTATGCGCGGTAATtagtcttataaaatttttcagctaaatattattactttaaaccaacgtttgtaataaaaaaagagagaTATTATTATTCTCATGAAAACTTTCACAGTGTTTCCAACAATATACTAGTATTATGAAAccaaatataaatgtattttaattgCATCTACATTATGTTTCTATAATTGCAtctgattataattatacaaatacCAAAATGGAAATTTTCCATGTAGTTACAAGAACTATACTATACGATTTGTGGTTTACTAGAAATGGTTCACTAACAATAACAATTCGATTTGATTCGATTTGATGCTGCTGACGACAATCTAACCAATACATGAGAAACGAGAAATTAGGTCATATGATTATTGCAATAACCATTTTAtgctaaatttaattgatataatATGATATTagtagtaattataaaaattatatgtaaattttataaatttaactagAGCGATGGTACATCTGAGACGAGCAGTTATCTTGCGTTTACGGCATCAGAGTATGATAATGGTCAAACATTTAGTTGTTTTGCTGAGAATTCAGTCACACGAGTTGAAGGAATAAAACCAATGAAAGAAGCTACGACAATTGAAGTACTatgtaagtaaataataattattaaaaattaaatgagcgATTGATATTTCAGCTTTTGGGTTTTAgaatatttctttaattttattattcatcggttataaaaaaaataaaaaattttaaacacgtataaaaaaaataaatctcgGGCAATGAAAGATCAAGAAGCAGACGTTGCACGTTTTCCACATGCGAATTGTGTCGCATTTGCCAGTACTACTTATTATGCATGAAACCGCAGTCTAATATCGACACTGCTTGTGCATATAACTTCCAAAGATGCATGGTGAAATTGACAAAGTTTCTCCACGTGTTAAgcatatgcatatatatatatatgaatagaaATACTATACTCAAAAGTTCGATATTTACTAATAAACTTATCAACAACTCAACTCCTTTGCGCAGTAACATTATATacattcaaataatatttttgtagcagtaaataaattttaataagaaatatataactGCTACATCactataaattcatttaaaattcattccaatgatattttataaatgtatgtatatatatatttttatagatgCTCCAATTATTACTATGCACCCAGCCAACATTACCGTCAACGAGACTGAAGACTTTGTCATAATTTGCAACTATGAAGCCAACCCTGCGGGCTTAACATCCGTCAAGTGGTACGTCtggtatttttaattcaatattaaatacacgTAGCATTTTTTTCCTCATAAAATGTtcgaataaatgaaaaaaaaaaaaaaaaaaaaaaaaatatccggtTCCAcgattaaattaatcaacaaTTCGACATTTGAgtaattaaagttaaaaaaaatttagattagAATTAATTCAacagtatttaattataatttgtgTATGATGTAGatagaagtaatttttaatacataaatttaaaaaaatggtattgaaatttttttaaattactcttaaacaaaaaaacgtaactaaaaataaataaaaagtttatattcatttttttcataatttttaatacgtGTAGTACactatttgatttaaatagcttatttttaatgcaaatATTATACTAGACAAGTTTtgtatgaattataaaaaatgtatgtgtgtgtgtaagtatttgtgttttttttttttctatttagaCTACGTGTcgaaataaatatgtttagaCTTAAATTGAATGGAAATACATCAGAAGAGATTGCATGTTAATTAGATAAATATCTTGAATTGAATGTAAGgaataatactaaaataaaatgaaataacctcattttagttattatatatttatttgagttacttattatttaataaaggtTACGAGATGAGCAAGAGCTTGTACTAAATGAAGATCACTATGAGGGTGGAGTAACAGAACAGACATCTCTAACTGTTAAAAATGCAACTGCTTCAGACATGGGAACATATAGATGCGTACTCAGTAACAGCGTTGGGGAATCCATGTCCAAAGACACAGTTGACGTTTCTGTTCTTTgtaagatttatttaaaattaataattttttctaattatattacgaatttaaataaaaataaaaataaaaataaatatagataaacCAATGGTTAAAGTAATAGTAGAACCAGAAGTCCCGATAAATGAGGCAGATCGTTTGAATGTATCACTTACGTGTTATGTAATTAACGGGAATCCAATAAACTTAAATGCAGTAAGGTGGTATCTAGATGGTGATTTATTGAAGGAGTTACCAGACTGCAATGTCAGAAATTTAACAACCGTAAATGTCGACGACACTTCAACGTTTTGCGACATCGATCCAAGCAAATTGCTGTTGGAGGCAGTCGGCCGTTCGTTTCATGGAAATTATTCGTGTGAGGGTCGCAACGACGCTGGATGGGGTTTAATATCACCAAGTACTCCAGTAATTGTATACTGTATGTacttaacttatttattatcaatataaatataattatttatttatttatttatttatcatgtcAATGATTGTAGATAAACCAGGTCCAGCTATTATAAGTTATCAGCCAAAACGTGTTATAAAAGGTAGCTCACTAAATATTACCTGTTCCGTAATTGATCCTGGTCGACCACCGGTCACAGGCTACAAGTGGATACGTGGAATGCATCGTCTTGCTGATCAAGAGAAACCCATTCTTAGTATCGATTCAGTTAATCTCAGAACTAAAGCAAACTTTACGTGTATCGCATACAATCAAGCTGGAGATGGTGATCCAGCTACGACCTTTATTGACGTTGCtggtttgtttgtttatttttttattatttcaataggaaaaaaataaaataaaaaaaacgaataaaataaaagggataataaatgtataaattatttggttGTGTAGCCCCACCTGGATTTATAAATCCACTTGCACCATATAATGGTTATGTGTACAATGCAGTGAACGTAAGTATCGGATGTCGAGTTGAGTGCTCGCCCATCTGCAACGTGTCGTGGATCAAGAACAACGTGCCAATTAATTTCACAGCAACGGATAGGTATTATGTAACTAATGTATACCATCCAGCTGACCAAAGTACCAGTGACTTTGAGAGTATTCAGTCTAATTTAACGTGGAATTTAGACGCCTGGCCAAACAGACAACTCGATCGATTTAAGGACAATGacaattatacatgtattaGTAGTGATAATGATGTTGGTGAAGGAGTAAATAGTACAACTCATTTTCAAGTTGAATGTTAGTTTTTATGTCCtataacttaaatttaacttataatgaaaatatttaaaataaatgatatttttgacGTTTACAGTTCCGCCAGAAAATATGACAATATCAACTAAACAAATAAACGTTACTGTTGATTTCATACCAGAAAGTGTTAAATGTGGGGCAATTGCTCATCCTGAACCAACTTTTCGGTGGTACCGAGAAGGATCTACTGAAACAATATCTCAAAGTCCAGTTCTTGTTTTTGAAACTAGAGTACCTAAACGTAGTAATGGAACGTATTTTTGTGAAGCTACAAATCGACATGGAACTAACAATATTTCAACATATCTCAATGTTCtctgtaagaaataaaataattatttatttattcattttttttttttttttttttactcttgactaataaaatttaaattgaattatttagataaacCAGAGTGCCAAATATTTAAAGAACGTATTAATGGAGAAGATTATCTCATATGTACAGCAGTTGGTAACCCCAAGGAGTCAAACTTTAGTTGGTCGTTGAAGAGCGACAATGATTCTCTTGGCCAACTTGCTGAGATTCGCCAAGGCAAAAGTTATCTTCTATTGGATACTGCGGTTACAAACTTTCGTACTTATATTTGTATTGCAAACAACTCAATTGGATCATCACTTCCGTGTGAACGTGGAGTACCTGGTAAGTCAGaggaacatatatatatatatatatatattctataggtatatttttatgtttattttcttattattaacttAGAAATAAAGCGTAAATTAAAGAACGTTGTTTTTAGCACGCCAAGGACGTTTGGGTACGTTAGTTACTACTAaactacaaaattaaattttctttgcgtcttaataagttaaaaaaatcttaaatgtcaatttataaatatatttaaagctTAATAAAAAACTGTGGTTATTTTGTAAACATTATAGGCAATCTTCCATGGTGGCTTCAATTGGAGGGTGATCTTCTTATAATAGTTGTCATCATCGTGGTTACTATTTTTGTAGCCATTATTGTGTGTTGTGTTATAGTTTATCTAATTTGTCGACGTAAACAAATGCAAGCAAAatgtaagttattttttttattatcatatcatatttttatttttattttcaattaagttATTAAGTATAGTCGTGAATCATAAATTGCATGAGGAAGTATAGCGAATGGATTTGTATTTTCACTTGCCGtcgcaatatatatatatacttttttttttctcatattgATATATGAAACAAACCTTTTACGTGATTGATATTATCATTAAGAGTATTAAATAAGACgagcaatttatttattgtcttaTAATATTATGTCACCA
This genomic interval from Microplitis mediator isolate UGA2020A chromosome 2, iyMicMedi2.1, whole genome shotgun sequence contains the following:
- the LOC130663964 gene encoding hemicentin-2 isoform X2: MISPTIYMIILIIPVFITQVDGMEPWKKSEKNGEQGSEVQLPCILKSPRCGGLHSIKWYRGTQRIFIFSESAGITRGNNDIAARSTMNYNQNATKTYLKISDLKLEDEGLYKCEATYLAVNRECNNVQHITLNTTVRPKFVRITEEDENTNLTSGTILGPINEGTLMTLNCESDQGKPVPTVEWYKGDQRLKAIGSTKVQENGVGTGSSVLQLQVGRSELGATFTCKISSLALAEPLTVDIKLDVHVRPLKMDVKGVVGHVVSGTKILLECKVSAARPPANVTWYNGTDFLTNDNDRFEMFETKIDDNSDGTSETSSYLAFTASEYDNGQTFSCFAENSVTRVEGIKPMKEATTIEVLYAPIITMHPANITVNETEDFVIICNYEANPAGLTSVKWLRDEQELVLNEDHYEGGVTEQTSLTVKNATASDMGTYRCVLSNSVGESMSKDTVDVSVLYKPMVKVIVEPEVPINEADRLNVSLTCYVINGNPINLNAVRWYLDGDLLKELPDCNVRNLTTVNVDDTSTFCDIDPSKLLLEAVGRSFHGNYSCEGRNDAGWGLISPSTPVIVYYKPGPAIISYQPKRVIKGSSLNITCSVIDPGRPPVTGYKWIRGMHRLADQEKPILSIDSVNLRTKANFTCIAYNQAGDGDPATTFIDVAAPPGFINPLAPYNGYVYNAVNVSIGCRVECSPICNVSWIKNNVPINFTATDRYYVTNVYHPADQSTSDFESIQSNLTWNLDAWPNRQLDRFKDNDNYTCISSDNDVGEGVNSTTHFQVEFPPENMTISTKQINVTVDFIPESVKCGAIAHPEPTFRWYREGSTETISQSPVLVFETRVPKRSNGTYFCEATNRHGTNNISTYLNVLYKPECQIFKERINGEDYLICTAVGNPKESNFSWSLKSDNDSLGQLAEIRQGKSYLLLDTAVTNFRTYICIANNSIGSSLPCERGVPARQGRLGNLPWWLQLEGDLLIIVVIIVVTIFVAIIVCCVIVYLICRRKQMQAKYSNRVVSLEERQHPDGGPPSPTESIRSHGQCPSLHSNPVPRWPLKPGVLVHINRTHSLSSGLDPVVHASSNQQMHSTSPLAIATTTTTTTTAAAVAATTITMSTITTMTTTTTTTMTTMTTKMTNYKVNQHCIRGNDTIVTRRPVRPFRRGKTTSINQMGIPIHSIVHDEGMIARANRLRAIFSSQLKEPDSFPGISREKTAVTYKRIVPRQRMSHNTPSLPASNCDASAGGSDCGDGNVNINANPNVSRKRKKPGADPGHQGKNNNHIDSVSEALQPESDAKTFYENLPFHGIQTPPNKPFKPEFSDLDYADVDYRSYGPINYKAASIALLQTRKQPSQQHQQKQQQQERKPQMYGTQDDNEELL